In one window of Arachis ipaensis cultivar K30076 chromosome B06, Araip1.1, whole genome shotgun sequence DNA:
- the LOC110263299 gene encoding histone-lysine N-methyltransferase ATX5-like encodes MCASRAGYRMELHISEKNDKQTTKMVFYCAYHRAPNPDTVLIMQTPLGVISTKSLLQTKKKTGSRLISSRRTKIMKSLGTMVTEQLLMVLTRKGQCFQSLVQVPQLSFTPKIELKVSPNQPTCHLLVL; translated from the exons ATGTGTGCATCAAGGGCTGGCTACCGAATGGAG TTGCACATTTCGGAGAAAAATGATAAACAGACAACAAAAATGGTTTTCTATTGTGCTTATCACAG GGCTCCCAATCCAGACACTGTTTTGATTATGCAAACCCCTCTTGGGGTCATTTCAACTAAAAGTCTTCTACAAACTAAGAAAAAAACGGGTTCCAGGCTAATttcctctagaagaacaaag ATTATGAAGAGCTTGGGCACGATGGTAACAGAACAGTTGCTAATGGTGTTGACAAGGAAGGGCCAGTGCTTTCAAAGCTTGGTTCAAGTTCCACAGCTAAGCTTCACCCCAAAAATAGAGCTCAAAGTGAGTCCAAACCAACCAACATGCCACCTACTAGTGTTATGA